The following nucleotide sequence is from Megalops cyprinoides isolate fMegCyp1 chromosome 6, fMegCyp1.pri, whole genome shotgun sequence.
TGCCAGTTCTCcagtttccttttcattttcatcttgtgaaaagaaatgaattagTTCTTGTACAGCACAGCACTTCATCAACACAACACTCATCAAACATTACATCCACATAATGATCAGGAGAACAGCAAATCTGCTACAGTGAATAATTAGTGAATAACACAGGTCTATTTGGTTACAGATATACACTTACCTGTATCTGGTTATAACTACTTCTAATGAGTATCCACTAAGACATAGATTCATTTATGGTTAATAATCTTAAATAGAACAACTCTCTATTTCAATGCCTTGCTTTCATTGGTAGGATGGTTTGTTGATGTTGACAATTACTGAGAGGCATCACGGCAGTAAAGTACTCTACCCAGTTTGAATCAGGAACAGAACCTTGgatactgaaacacacaattATGGTTATTTACTCCCAACATAAACACTTCATAAATACAGATTGGATCAGTAGGTTAATTCATATGTGAGAGCAAGTGTGTTATAACTTTACCTTAACACATGCCATCAGTAACCTTAACAGAGACACCACTGTCTGCTACTGAACGTATCTCAACAGAAAAGTTTATGCTTTATTGAGACCAGTAACAAGCTTCATGCTTATCAGTTTCTCTAATGAAGAGGCAAGGTAACTGTTCAAGAAGCAGCTAGCTCCTTCCATGTTATTACCAGTAGGGACATCAGTAAGGACCAAATGTACACCCCTCTGTTCTTCAGGTAGATTTTGAGGATGTGATTGCGGAGCCTGACGGTACCCACAGCCTGGACGGGGTGTGGAAGGCCAGCTACACCACCTTTACCGTCTCCAAGTACTGGTGCTACCGCGTGCTGTCGGCCATCTTTGGCATCCCGGTCGCCCTGCTGTGGGGCTTCCTGTTCGCCTGCATTTCCTTCTGCCACATCTGGGCGGTGGTGCCTTGCATCAAGAGCTACATGATCGAGACGCAGTGCCTGAGCCGCATCTACTCCCTCTGCATCCACACCTTCTGCGATCCACTGTTCGAGGCCCTGGGCAAGATCTTCAGCAGCATCCGTGTGGCCCTGCGCAAAGAAGTATAACCCCTTTACATCTTCGCCATCTGTGTGAGAGCCCCAACTCTTTCATAAGATCTGTGACCCCTTCCCCAGCACACAGAGCATGATTTCTGTTCATGCTCAAGCCCTTGGTGATAGGCAGGCCTCTGTGTCACTACCTGTCGATGAGGTGCAGTGCTGATGACAGTGTCTCTTCTGCCTCTTAGCATATCTAGGTGACATCACTTATGGCAAAGGCAGCTCTCAGAGTGTGATAACATTGTTTATATGTAGAGAGATAAGTAGAGATAGATATGAATATGTGTACATTCTGAGGATTTTCcttttcagatcttttttttttttgttgttgaaattacatgcaaaaacacttttcaaGGTACTTttatcaaagacaaaaaatctaaaatctgTTTAGGTAGATAATTTAAGCTTTAGATAAAgaactttatattttaaagattttagAGTAAATAAAGATTtagaagattttaaaaataataatgttaaactCAGTAAACAGAGTTTTGTGTTCTTCCATAGTATATATTTATGATAATTGCTTCATTGATGGAGAAATAATTAAACATGTATTAATTGTCTTGCTCATGGAAGCATTTCATTAACCACTCATGCAGCAATTATATGATTTCTCCAT
It contains:
- the cav3 gene encoding caveolin-3 translates to MAEQLNASEEKILRDSHTKEIDLINRDPKQINEDVVKVDFEDVIAEPDGTHSLDGVWKASYTTFTVSKYWCYRVLSAIFGIPVALLWGFLFACISFCHIWAVVPCIKSYMIETQCLSRIYSLCIHTFCDPLFEALGKIFSSIRVALRKEV